Genomic segment of Cronobacter dublinensis subsp. dublinensis LMG 23823:
GGGCTTTCGAGCGCCGCGGCGGTGCTTGACGATATCGCCGGACACCTGACTTTTCTGTTTCTTGATGGCCAGTTCACCAGTCTGCCAGACGTCTCTGATGAGTATGCAGGCAAACTGGAAAACGCACCCGCCAAAGAGATCTTGCTCAATGAACTGAGCGATAAAGGTGGCGACGATAACCCGCCAGCGGTGTAAGCGCAGGCGTCATCGCCGCACTGCGTGATATACACGGATGCGCGGCGGTGATGCCTTCACGCCGGGAGATTAACGGCTTGCCAGATCGGGCGGCTGACGATGATTCATTGTAATAACGGAGCTGATATTATCCGGCAGACGGCGCGCCTCTAAATAGACGGTTTTCCAGTACGGATTATCTAAAGAGGAGCGGGTGACGCCTTTGCTGGTTGACGCGTGAATAAATTTTCCGTCTGAATCATAAAAGCCAACATGCAGCGCGCCTTTAATACGGAAGAAGACTAAATCGCCGGGACGGAGCTTATTTTTATCAACGTTTTTACCCATCTGGATTAATTCATGCGTGGTCACGCGCGCCATCGGTAAATTAAATCTGTCACGCAACGTGCGCCAG
This window contains:
- a CDS encoding NlpC/P60 family protein, which encodes MDFRAKPFFALLVCLYLTGCANNAPKPKPIAPLPHASSSSHRPDLIPVIAALHDQMNTWHNAPYAWGGTEIDGIDCSGFVWRTLRDRFNLPMARVTTHELIQMGKNVDKNKLRPGDLVFFRIKGALHVGFYDSDGKFIHASTSKGVTRSSLDNPYWKTVYLEARRLPDNISSVITMNHRQPPDLASR